Proteins encoded within one genomic window of Acipenser ruthenus chromosome 32, fAciRut3.2 maternal haplotype, whole genome shotgun sequence:
- the LOC117970765 gene encoding 1-phosphatidylinositol phosphodiesterase-like, translating into MESSGALWSTKKLTFRIFMCIAFLSTGTQGATQGPDFDDSPAPEFLYPDWMAQLPDSTSLSEVSLAGTHNTMAFYGGRLVQCQAWPLHLQLEAGVRFLDIRVRYTGDTLALHHGPIYQKANFDLVVRETIQFLKDHPTETILMRVKEEFSTTYNIYDAVVRYLKEHGDWGACWNSRDIPTMGQARGKLIVLQDFSGNAIGMKYSSLDIGDDWKVPTLLHINQKWDSVKNHLDTAKVGNNSTLFLTYSSGAGVLAYPDDVAKRINARLYEYLNNQRGQKTRFGMIGIDFPSAWLIKIIIEFN; encoded by the exons ATGGAGTCCAGTGGGGCATTGTGGAGTACTAAGAAACTCACTTTCAGGATATTCATGTGCATTGC GTTCTTATCGACTGGCACTCAGGGGGCTACTCAGGGGCCTGACTTTGACGACTCTCCTGCCCCTGAATTCCTGTACCCTGATTGGATGGCTCAGCTCCCTGACTCCACCTCTCTTTCAGAAGTCTCCCTCGCTGGGACTCACAACACGATGGCCTTCTATGGGGGTAGACTTGTGCAGTGCCAAGCCTGGCCGCTACACCTACAACTGGAAGCTGGCGTGCGATTCCTCGACATCCGCGTCCGCTACACAGGTGATACTCTGGCGCTACATCACGGGCCTATCTATCAGAAGGCCAATTTCGACTTAGTTGTTCGAGAAACGATACAGTTCTTAAAAGATCACCCAACGGAGACCATTCTTATGAGAGTGAAAGAGGAATTCAgtaccacatacaacatatatgACGCTGTAGTACGCTATTTAAAAGAGCATGGAGACTGGGGAGCGTGTTGGAACAGTAGGGACATTCCTACAATGGGACAGGCCCGAGGGAAACTGATTGTTCTGCAGGATTTTTCCGGGAATGCCATTGGGATGAAATATAGCTCACTGGACATAGGAGACGACTGGAAAGTGCCTACCTTGCTTCACATCAACCAAAAGTGGGACAGCGTTAAAAATCACTTGGACACTGCCAAGGTCGGAAACAACAGCACTCTTTTTCTGACATACAGCAGCGGCGCAGGCGTTCTGGCGTATCCCGACGACGTTGCCAAGCGTATCAACGCCAGGCTTTACGAGTACCTGAACAATCAGAGGGGTCAGAAGACGCGTTTTGGAATGATAGGCATAGATTTTCCTTCTGCTTGGTTAATAAAAATCATTATTGAATTCAACTGA
- the LOC131703233 gene encoding membrane-spanning 4-domains subfamily A member 12-like, with product MSLSVVKAHGMAAYTLTIAECDDSVPPICQLFKMLCCSSFCKVTHKLKNLFNGNQGALGTVQIMIGLVTLAFGTVLSQTSYTEGFQYGIGVMCIVSGILCVITDKFPNPCLVLLTILMNIVSAILAVTAVIFLAVDMRWNAWGNACYEQDDSDKTYIEECLKNRHILSMILTSLRSSLLIFGVLQLCITIAMAVLGSKALCKYKGTQQPLAEHEFEPLLDVTTEDCHSSCYAQTVPDSK from the exons ATGTCTCTGTCCGTTGTCAAAGCCCATGGCATGGCGGCCTACACCCTGACCATCGCAGAGTGTGACGACTCTGTGCCTCCGATTTGCCAGTTGTTCAAGATGCTGTGCTGCAGTTCTTTTTGCAAAGTGACACATAAACTGAAGAACCTTTTCAATGGAAACCAGGGAGCCCTGGGG ACTGTCCAGATAATGATTGGGTTGGTGACCTTAGCGTTTGGTACAGTGCTGTCACAGACTTCATACACAGAGGGATTCCAGTACGGGATTGGTGTAATG TGTATTGTTTCGGGAATTCTCTGTGTCATTACGGACAAGTTTCCCAACCCGTGCTTG GTTTTGCTAACCATACTCATGAACATTGTGAGCGCCATCCTTGCTGTTACTGCAGTCATCTTCCTCGCTGTAGATATGCGTTGGAATGCTTGGGGGAATGCCTGCTATGAGCAAGATGATTCTGACAAAACGTACATCGAGGAATGCCTGAAAAACAGACACATCTTGTCT ATGATCTTAACTAGTTTGAGGAGTTCGTTGTTGATCTTTGGAGTGCTTCAGCTCTGCATCACCATTGCCATGGCTGTGTTGGGATCCAAGGCTCTGTGCAAGTACAAAGGCACCCAGCAG CCTCTTGCAGAACACGAGTTTGAACCACTCCTGGATGTGACCACTGAAGACTGCCATTCCAGCTGCTACGCTCAGACTGTACCTGACAGTAAATAA
- the LOC117395111 gene encoding protein rapunzel-like, protein MASQLKEWVAGNKETIETVMEIFEQGAEIIASVVGEFFPIFQIAAPIVKLALDNVESTEAEYMKEQFQKVRDKLDVVSEEITSINNEIKKSGMDQQYFGVEENLTNQFRKFMDILNAKPKFKEVKRKLFLDFFSRTGKEQNLEILYNAVMGAELFTESILNITLVYEEKNRRVMEDFCSRLKRLFCIGLIALIGHAALLDEDTEELGRQWGEKMEAVETKMKSVIEDCKNFAEQAESDTRKRLKEKNDRTNQEFSQYIFSCLVKKYDWVKWSVRVYNHSGNFFHNWRAGKVYHSVSGESYFQLFDNNTNVVVSYSVKPEPVDKAQIQQLMERLKKTRNMKKVAEDVYSHMPSCVVHAVSRYKEVSESKNFTDECHYFRRHKNVSIYIHSG, encoded by the coding sequence ATGGCAAGCCAACTAAAAGAATGGGTAGCTGGTAATAAAGAAACAATAGAAACTGTAATGGAAATATTTGAGCAGGGAGCTGAAATCATTGCTAGCGTAGTGGGAGAGTTCTTCCCAATCTTCCAGATAGCCGCTCCGATTGTGAAACTCGCCCTAGACAATGTTGAAAGCACCGAAGCAGAGTACATGAAGGAACAGTTCCAGAAAGTCAGGGACAAGTTAGACGTGGTTTCCGAAGAGATCACCAGCATCAACAATGAGATTAAGAAAAGCGGGATGGACCAGCAATACTTCGGAGTTGAAGAAAACCTGACGAACCAGTTTCGGAAGTTTATGGACATCCTAAACGCTAAACCGAAGTTCAAGGAGGTCAAGAGGAAGCTGTTCCTGGACTTCTTCAGCAGGACGGGTAAGGAACAAAATCTTGAAATCCTCTACAATGCCGTGATGGGGGCAGAGTTATTCACAGAATCCATTCTCAACATCACTCTGGTTTACGAGGAGAAGAATCGTCGTGTCATGGAAGATTTCTGCTCTCGACTGAAACGGCTTTTCTGCATCGGCTTGATTGCGTTGATCGGTCACGCTGCCCTTCTTGACGAAGACACAGAGGAATTAGGAAGGCAGTGGGGGGAGAAGATGGAGGCCGTTGAGACCAAAATGAAATCGGTCATAGAGGACTGCAAAAATTTCGCAGAGCAAGCGGAGAGTGACACCCGGAAACGCCTGAAAGAAAAGAACGACAGAACCAACCAGGAATTCTCGCAGTACATATTCAGTTGCTTAGTGAAGAAATATGACTGGGTGAAATGGTCGGTTAGGGTGTACAACCATTCTGGAAATTTCTTTCATAACTGGCGGGCTGGTAAAGTCTACCACAGTGTCAGTGGAGAAAGCTACTTTCAGCTTTTTGACAACAACACCAATGTTGTCGTGTCCTACAGTGTCAAACCAGAACCTGTAGATAAAGCTCAAATTCAGCAGTTGATGGAAAGACTAAAGAAGACAAGGAACATGAAGAAGGTAGCTGAGGATGTCTACAGTCATATGCCTTCATGCGTTGTGCATGCTGTCAGTCGTTACAAAGAGGTGTCCGAATCAAAGAATTTCACTGATGAATGTCACTATTTCAGAAGACATAAAAACGTTTCAATATATATTCATTCAGGGTAA